A window from Primulina huaijiensis isolate GDHJ02 chromosome 11, ASM1229523v2, whole genome shotgun sequence encodes these proteins:
- the LOC140987546 gene encoding uncharacterized protein isoform X2, whose amino-acid sequence MEKLFVQIFERKNRIIEQVKQQTELYNQKLASKLLIEGITPPSWLWSPTGSSDSKELNKEDLISKLLGQYTLDSIRCSTEQYPLYDKPFISGAKREFSDGFLKDTLDNCPNGQRRSVTRGDTDAGCSQNCAPELDFSITSPKDQTTGGFMNIANAPDQSVARIQRSKSRQKAPELDFSITSPKDQTIGVFLNISNAPDQSVARIQRSKSGLKAPELDFNNTSPKDQTTGGFLNISNAPDQSVARIQRSKSRQKALVLRNSANAVAESALDHESISGILSSGIRLSISSSKQTGNENELPELVEPCAFGSSCYEDLDLDEAACRNKDNGMDLYSGRITRSRSHVEILGSGRTSLELGRSQNDRKDVSFHCANTSKRSSLCTSSKVVADYRNRLLQSPRSSGAFGQNDEDIRFRAGSLSKEKGEVYSGQISSFQSSHRPQSCASGSWKADSFSNDAQRMVGTIVDFGDDLRKNHVDGSPVKKNIFYVGRVDKDGRGSILEDGESCKESSNISEPVHCSKISSCGGGTLSISSPRKNSAINDKVQNFSGCQTRPPWCETKDMLDDVRNVDFMMNNELVADNLINHSLSSATGDEQISVSLSSNGAKQRRQLESLVAKDSKNCFMSEKIQQLDFSVIEEQNLKTFSSSLGKKGPDKSPKNVSDRDLLLTKEISNCGYNPSLGGQSPEDSDVRKDVAKVHTNSSECDIQKHVDTCTEKYVSLISQNTTPKRPGDNIEGGHRKYPEVEDEADIMMSKMVETPTLQFHPMEQCWEQGYETSAEQVIEEGYWIGEGSLKSSEVSHATGSKDVGQSCFPKLANNPGEESHGFSSGQSEMANPMCVDPDKIEQFPAQVSQILSRLTGVEDNRLVTNYESTKQGEDLLLGGRFEIVSIGSWPQLKRRKIKELQVNRLTSYPSSVKHVGTTQRDSPNRYLRNIEMDVNTDLKDLLDRKMSIDIEMDQDMDTDCINTENLTHTMRMLRANKSPPSVDGEQSKCLVLSPKHKDLNFVAESMPVFESNVEMLADNGDLHFAADGVDLAGLRLSRIAIERASIIEEMCRSARLDTPMSYLSSALNFQGTLNPFQSLPNGLLEHMNLKTYLPLNVNVNKQLDSGKSLVNDTGSTLERIERVPYSVSLPYSRSRYGWNSRIQHASPVGSLWERLSSHTGSSEKCSISNPELTCFPIEEDPCISEDNKRVDDIVDDVEEETDSLLACDCNVRHPLEDLTNMGLNSSVSTFAKRNILRADTVDVVGGTQDDVQWSLKNKSRYDIEMRENQGSFLGNAKRKSYQTSPIDYDGTKKAKVSIDESVSTPTLSSKTNLKKHEQNISLKDSKRNNIVSNICSFIPLVQQTQAAAAVCAGKRDIKVKALEAAEAAKRLEEKRMNERKNRKEALKLERAKLEAENLIKMELEKKRKELERKKKDADAIAKKRLREEEERREKETKRTRLEARLRLREEEERGHAEKAGKEKRQTKDEQLNSKKSYNEFKKEQNRGVVRGDDIASKKTVIEECGVSGDSFEAGKALPTDRELFYMLIFQALPTVDRSAKNEDLIVQKRQEKSYEISPYQCSEDEDEEDEELPTKKYIPSWASKSSMGLLLPLQRKMEPDLIFHPESFCRMDEAETDGCMNQIFLAVTI is encoded by the exons ATGGAGAAGCTGTTCGTGCAGATATTCGAGCGGAAGAACCGAATAATAGAACAAGTGAAGCAACAGACGGAGTTGTATAACCAGAAACTGGCCTCTAAACTCCTGATTGAAGGAATCACTCCTCCGTCTTGGCTTTGGAGCCCTACCGGCTCTTCCGACTCTAAAG AACTGAACAAGGAAGACCTGATCTCTAAACTTCTTGGCCAATATACACTAGACTCAATCCGTTGCTCCACTGAACAGTACCCTTTGTACGATAAGCCATTCATCTCAGGAGCTAAGCGAGAATTTTCTGATGGATTTCTCAAGGATACTCTTGATAATTGTCCTAATGGACAACGTAGATCAGTAACCAGAGGCGACACAGATGCTGGTTGTTCCCAAAATTGTGCTCCTGAGCTAGACTTTAGTATTACATCACCTAAGGATCAGACAACTGGAGGGTTCATGAATATTGCTAATGCACCAGATCAGTCTGTGGCTAGAATCCAGAGATCTAAGTCTAGACAAAAGGCTCCTGAGCTAGACTTTAGTATTACATCACCTAAGGATCAGACAATTGGAGTGTTCTTGAATATTTCTAATGCACCGGATCAGTCTGTTGCTAGAATTCAGAGATCTAAGTCTGGACTAAAGGCTCCTGAGCTAGACTTTAATAATACATCACCTAAGGATCAGACAACTGGAGGGTTCTTGAATATTTCTAATGCACCAGATCAGTCTGTGGCTAGAATTCAGAGATCTAAGTCTAGGCAAAAGGCTCTGGTGCTTCGTAACAGTGCAAATGCAGTAGCAGAGAGTGCATTAGATCATGAAAGCATCAGTGGTATTCTTTCAAGCGGGATTAGATTGTCTATTTCTTCTTCCAAGCAAACAGGTAATGAAAATGAACTTCCAGAATTGGTAGAACCCTGTGCATTCGGCAGTTCATGTTATGAAGACTTGGATTTGGACGAAGCAGCTTGCCGAAACAAAGACAATGGCATGGATTTGTACTCTGGCAGAATTACGAGGTCTAGAAGTCATGTCGAAATTCTAGGTTCTGGCCGAACTTCATTAGAATTAGGCCGCTCTCAAAATGATAGAAAAGATGTGTCATTTCATTGTGCTAACACGAGTAAAAGGAGCTCTTTGTGTACTTCCAGTAAAGTGGTGGCTGATTATCGTAATAGGCTGCTGCAGTCACCTCGATCTTCGGGTGCTTTTGGTCAAAATGACGAGGACATCAGATTTAGAGCAGGTTCTCTGAGCAAGGAAAAGGGAGAGGTTTATTCTGGCCAAATTTCTTCATTTCAAAGCTCTCATAGGCCTCAAAGTTGTGCTAGTGGTTCTTGGAAAGCAGATAGTTTTTCAAATGATGCTCAGAGAATGGTTGGTACCATAGTGGATTTTGGGGATGATTTACGTAAAAACCATGTCGATGGATCCCCGGTTAAGAAGAATATATTTTATGTTGGCCGTGTAGATAAGGACGGCCGAGGATCAATTTTAGAAGATGGCGAGAGTTGCAAAGAGAGTAGCAATATATCTGAGCCTGTACATTGCTCGAAAATTTCTTCTTGTGGGGGTGGCACGCTGTCAATATCCTCTCCTAGAAAGAATTCTGCCATAAATGATAAAGTTCAGAATTTTTCAGGTTGTCAAACTAGACCACCTTGGTGTGAAACCAAAGACATGCTTGATGATGTAAGAAATGTTGATTTTATGATGAACAACGAGCTTGTTGCGGACAATCTTATTAATCACTCTCTTAGTTCAGCGACTGGTGATGAACAGATAAGCGTTAGTTTAAGTTCAAATGGTGCTAAACAAAGAAGGCAGTTGGAATCTTTAGTGGCAAAGGACTCCAAAAATTGTTTTATGTCTGAGAAGATACAACAATTAGATTTTAGTGTAATTGAAGAGCAAAACTTGAAAACCTTCTCTTCTAGTTTAGGAAAGAAAGGGCCCGATAAGTCCCCAAAAAACGTGTCGGATCGTGATTTATTGCTTACCAAGGAAATTTCTAACTGCGGTTATAACCCTTCTTTGGGTGGGCAATCACCGGAGGATTCAGACGTCCGGAAAGATGTAGCAAAAGTTCATACAAACTCTTCCGAATGTGATATTCAGAAGCATGTTGACACCTGCACTGAAAAATATGTTTCTCTTATAAGTCAAAATACCACACCAAAGAGGCCTGGAGATAATATAGAGGGTGGGCATCGCAAATACCCTGAAGTTGAAGACGAGGCAGATATTATGATGTCAAAAATGGTGGAGACTCCTACTTTACAGTTTCATCCAATGGAACAATGTTGGGAACAGGGGTATGAAACCTCGGCAGAACAGGTCATTGAAGAG GGTTATTGGATTGGTGAAGGCAGCCTTAAGAGCTCAGAAGTTTCACATGCTACTGGAAGCAAAGACGTTGGACAATCTTGTTTCCCCAAACTAGCCAATAACCCAGGTGAAGAGTCCCATGGTTTCTCAAGTGGACAATCAGAAATGGCAAATCCAATGTGTGTTGATCCTGACAAAATAGAGCAGTTTCCCGCACAGGTTTCTCAAATTTTATCACGCCTTACTGGTGTTGAAGATAATAGGTTAGTAACTAATTATGAAAGCACTAAACAAGGTGAGGACTTATTACTCGGGGGCAGATTTGAAATAGTCAGCATCGGATCATGGCCACAGCTGAAGAGGAGAAAGATCAAAGAGCTACAAGTGAATAGACTGACATCTTATCCAAGCTCGGTGAAACATGTTGGCACCACTCAACGAGATTCTCCAAATAGATATTTAAGGAACATAGAAATGGATGTAAACACTGATTtgaaagatttattagataggAAGATGAGTATCGATATAGAAATGGACCAGGATATGGATACAGATTGTATAAATACGGAAAATTTAACTCACACGATGAGAATGCTTCGAGCAAACAAATCTCCTCCGTCCGTGGATGGAGAGCAGTCAAAATGTTTGGTTCTTTCTCCAAAACATAAAGACCTGAACTTTGTTGCTGAATCGATGCCTGTGTTTGAGTCCAATGTAGAGATGCTAGCAGATAATGGTGACCTGCATTTTGCTGCGGATGGTGTTGATTTGGCCGGATTAAGGCTTTCCAGGATTGCAATAGAACGTGCTAGCATAATAGAAGAAATGTGCAGATCGGCTAGGCTGGATACACCCATGTCTTATTTATCATCTGCTTTAAATTTTCAAGGAACCTTAAACCCATTTCAATCTTTACCAAATGGTCTCCTTGAGCACATGAACCTGAAGACTTATTTGCCTTTAAATGTTAATGTCAACAAACAACTAGATTCTGGTAAGAGTCTTGTGAATGATACGGGAAGTACTCTCGAAAGGATTGAAAGGGTGCCATATTCTGTTAGTCTACCTTATTCTCGATCAAGATATGGTTGGAATTCAAGAATTCAACATGCATCTCCTGTTGGGAGTTTGTGGGAAAGGCTCTCATCACACACTGGAAGTTCAGAGAAGTGTTCGATTTCAAATCCAGAACTCACATGTTTCCCAATTGAGGAAGACCCTTGTATCAGTGAAGACAATAAAAGGGTAGATGATATTGTAGATGATGTCGAAGAAGAAACTGATTCATTATTGGCGTGTGATTGTAATGTGCGGCATCCACTTGAGGATTTGACAAACATGGGTTTAAATTCATCTGTATCAACTTTTGCAAAACGGAACATCTTGAGGGCAGATACTGTGGATGTTGTTGGCGGGACTCAAGATGATGTACAATGGAGTCTGAAAAATAAGTCTCGGTATGACATTGAGATGAGGGAAAATCAAGGATCCTTTTTGGGCAATGCCAAGAGAAAGAGCTACCAGACTTCACCAATTGATTATGACGGAACCAAAAAGGCCAAAGTATCAATTGATGAAAGTGTCAGCACACCAACTTTATCAAGTAAAACCAATTTGAAGAAACACGagcaaaatatttcattgaagGATTCTAAGAGGAATAacattgtttcaaatatttgttcatttATACCACTGGTACAACAGACAcaagctgctgctgctgtatgTGCAG GAAAAAGAGATATCAAGGTGAAAGCCCTGGAGGCTGCTGAGGCTGCAAAACGTCTAGAAGAAAAAAGAATGAATGAACGAAAGAATAGGAAGGAAGCTTTGAAGCTTGAACGTGCAAAATTGGAGGCagaaaatttgataaaaatggAACTtgagaagaaaaggaaagaattGGAACGCAAGAAAAAAGATGCTGATGCGATTGCAAAGAAAAGGTTGAGAGAGGAAGAAGAAAGAAGGGAAAAGGAGACGAAAAGAACGCGGTTAGAAGCAAGGCTACGTCTgagggaagaagaagaaagaggaCATGCTGAGAAAGCTGGAAAAGAAAAACGGCAGACCAAA GATGAGCAACTCAACAGCAAGAAGTCTTACAATGAGTTTAAGAAGGAGCAAAACCGTGGAGTCGTGAGAGGAGACGACATTGCTTCAAAAAAAACAGTCATTGAAGAATGTGGTGTTTCTGGTGATTCTTTTGAAGCTGGAAAG GCACTGCCCACAGATAGGGAGTTATTTTACATGCTAATTTTCCAGGCACTGCCCACAGTCGATAGATCAGCCAAAAACGAGGACTTGATAGTTCAGAAAAGGCAAGAAAAATCATATGAGATCTCTCCATATCAATGTTCAGAAGACgaagatgaagaagatgaagagttACCCACCAAAAAGTACATTCCATCATGGGCCAG